The nucleotide sequence TGATGTCAGCAATAACACGCAATGTGAAAGCCAAAAGGTGATAATGTAGGTGATCAAGAGCCAATATGTAATTTAAGGCCAAGTAGAGTTAGATTGCCATTGAAACTGAAAGACTATGAGGGACAGTAGAAAGCCATGTAGAGATTCGAAGAAGtttaattttcatttactttcaAAAGAGAAGGGATGTTTCGGTATTCGTAAGTTACGATAGTATACCCTACCAGTTTTCTGTTATTTAAGTCATTGCAGAGAAACCGCTCCCCTCACTTGTctactctctgaaataatcacaACATTTCGAGTCGGTCTATCCTCGCCTCCGAATGCTTATTATGGAATAAACAACGACTGaacgaaactatatatatatatatatatatatatatatatatatatatatcgagtgtgtgtgtgtgtgtgtgtgtgtgtgtgtgtgtgtgtgtgtgtgtgtgtgtgtaagcttataGTGTTTTACAAGGCACTACAGACATCTTGTCTCGGGGTCATAAGGGTGATAATCTATAGGCCATGTAAGCACTACTGTGCTCTATGCTAGGTCGGCACGGTCAGGAGAGGCCGGGGCGTTTGTGTGGCACTTGTGTGTGCAACTCTTCGAATTCTCCAAGGGGAGAAATTGGACTCGTCAGGGGACGAGGGAATTCACTTGTATAAGTAAGTAACTTCATTAAATATATAAAGCTATTTCATGTGTTAATGATAACCAATTGATATATTCCTAAAATAGAGTGAAATTACAGAAGGGAAGACACACGTAAAATTGAGAGTATTAGTCTTATAACACACACTGAACTCGCTCCGGAGAGAGTGGACGAAAATCTATTTCCAGTGGCCTAAGTGCAAACGCATTTGGGGCTTATACAACTCACTTTCAACCCTACTCAAGGGAGTGCCAAAGGGGCTGGGAagtgatatgtaatatatgtgtgtttgtgtataaagtatatatgtacataaagtatatatgtctacatatatatatatatatataagtataaatgtctacatatatatataaacatatatacatatatatgtatctatctatatatacatatgtatacatacatacatatatatgtatatacatatgtatatatgtatactcatgtgtgtatatatatatatatatgtgtgtgtgtgtgtgtgtgtgtgtgtgtgtgtgtgtgtgtgtgtgtgtgtgtgtgtgtgtgtgtgtatctacagacacatatatgtatatgtgtatgcacgtatacatatacgtacatatatatgtatatacatgtatgtatatacatatatatatgtgtgtgtgtgtgtgtgtgtctgtatgtctgtatacatacacacaaacacacacacacacacacacacacacacacacacacacacacacacacacacacacacacacatatatatatatatatatatatatatacacacacacatatatatatgtatatatatacatatataaatatatatatacatatatatgtatgtatatgtatgtttatatatatgtatatatatatatatgcgtgtgtgtgtgtgtgtgtgtgtgtgtgtgtgtgtgtgtgtgtgtgtgtgtgtgtgtgtgtgtgtgtgtgtgtgcttttgtgtttgtttatgtatatgtgtatgtgtatacatatgtatatgtatatatatatatgatatatatatatcatatatagatatacacatttttacatatataaatatatatatatattatatatatatataataaatatatatatatatatttatatatatatatatatatatatgtatatatatatatatatatatatatatatatatatatatttatacatattcgtgtatgcatgtatctgtgtattcatttttacaatatttttacaatgtgtgtatatatatatatacatactgtgtatgtatgtatatgtatatatatatatgtatatacatatataatacatacatatatatggtagaaaaacccacaatgtaaaactagatttattgaaagtgagacaactgtttcggaatccacctggattccatcctcaggtctgaggaggaaagagaaaggagtataaaagagagagaggaaaggcaatatatatatatatatatatatatatatatatatatatatatatatatatatatgtgtgtgtgtgtgtgtgtgtgtgtgtgtgtgtgtgtgtgtgtgtgtgtgtgtgtatttatatatatgtatgtaagtatgtaagtgaatggtaaaacactctaccgtgttgatactatggtagaaaaagctTCCTTAGCTTccattcgtctgtcctcacctgtcccgttgcctttcctctctctcttttatactcctttccctttcctattcagacctgaggatggaattcagttggattccgaaactgttgtctcactttcaataaatctagtcttacattttgggtttttctaccatagtatcaacacagtagagtgttttactattcacacacacacacacacacacagacatatatatatatatatatatatatatacatatatatacatatatgatacatacatacatatatatatatataatatgtatatatgtatatgctatataatatttatatatataatatataatatatatatatgatatataacatttatatataaaatatataatatatatatatatatatatatatatatatatatatattcctatcccTAAGCGACATGGGGAGTCGGGCCACACCCTCACCAGTGGCAAGTCCCTTCTTACCTTGGCACCGTCGGAGGCTCCAAGGCAGGATCTACCCCCGACGCTCCGCAACTTTTTACAGGACACGGTAGGATTCGTAAGAAATCTTTTCAGCCGTTGAGCAGGATTCCTGTTGTACACATTTGTATTCGCCCAATTAAACGTTACTTTCCTCTCTACGTTTCCGAAATTTTGAAATTCCTGCTGGTGATGTGAAGCGAGGAAACACACGGTGCCCCATGAGAGCAAAGCTAAACACGCAACACTGCTGAAGACGTGACGCACCCTCTGAGCATGCGCCATCGGGCAACACCactgcctttctctcttattacagGGCGTCTTCTCTTCTAACTTATGTGTTCGGATGCGAGGCCATCATGTGTGCTGCCACATACACAGATGCGAGTCGTAACATGGAAGCAGGTAAGAAATGAGGAAAAGTGGCGACAAATATTTCCATCTGTTTATCCTCTTGCGGCTGAGTGTTTGGTACAAGTTCTTACAGTCGTTCAGTGTTTAAAGTCGTACTACAGTTTGTGACTGAGTACAGTATCGTCATATTAATACTGATGTTCAGTTTggtgtgtagatatattatattgattattgtaTCTTATACATGGGACCTGGCCTTTTACGcccccattcttttctctccatttctcataATCCTCTATCTTAGCTCCGCCCACAAAAGAGTTGTAACCTTCCAGCTACGAAATTTACCTGGTTTGCTCTGAATGTTTACTGTGTACAGAATTTCTGACGACTTGCTTTAAAAGTTGCTTTGTGTTATCGTGCAATATACGTTGTTACTGTTCATCACATTGAACTCGGTCGCGTACAGCTCAACTATAATGCGACTAACCAAGATGATCACGCTTATGGTCATGAAGACATTATCACCCAGAGCGTATTTGTACGCGGTGTTCACTCTGTGCGTCTGGTGTGTCTTCCGAGAGGCGCTCCGCCACCAGGCGGACTCGGGCCCGGAGCCTCCGGCCCTGAGGACTCCCAGGTTGCCTCGCCGTCGGTCCTCCCATCCCGACATCTTCCTACCGGACGATTTGGAGCAAGGGCGTTTCTGGCGCACACAGTTTCTGAAGACAGCTGCCAGGATATCGAACTCAAACCTCTCTCCAGGACCTAATCCTGCCGGGCTGAACCTGGGCCCGACGCACCTCACCCAGGTAAGGTCCTGAGAAGTCCTTCGTTGATCATAGAACTGTAAGATAATTTTGGGCTTGATcaattatataaagttatatgaaTTTAATTAGGTAAGATACAGTTACATCATTTGATTAAGTTAGCTTGTTGAACTTGACTGTATCAagtaatataaatttaatataaaatgaaCAAGTTAGTGAATTAAAATAAATGACCCAGTCTTACTGGAAAGTGAaataatatcaaaagcagattcaTATCTACATATCAAAATCAACAAGAATCAAAATAATACGATAATGAATATCAACAGTGCAATTGTAGTGATGACATTATCGACTGCTCCCTCCACAGGTCATTCCAGGTGCGTGGAGGGTCTGGGAAGCCCTGGGGGGCGCCGCTCAGGTCTTGCGTCACTACCTGACCACGCCTACGGCCTCCTGTATGAGGCTTGTTAGGATGGGCGGCTCATCTTGCGTCAGGAGACTCGACGGCGATaaggtgagagaaaatgagatctaTATATGCGCGCATATAtagatcactcacacacacacgtctatgaaTGTCCGCTTTTGTTTCCCTATGACAGCTTGTCTGCCTCGATCCGAGATTCGGTATTTTCCCCAGCAAGAGGACTCTTCACTCGCCCTCTTCTTGCTTGGTGCTGTCGGTCGGCGTGGGGCATGATCTCTCCTTTGACCTCGCTATGACCCA is from Penaeus chinensis breed Huanghai No. 1 chromosome 36, ASM1920278v2, whole genome shotgun sequence and encodes:
- the LOC125044887 gene encoding uncharacterized protein LOC125044887, with the protein product MRLTKMITLMVMKTLSPRAYLYAVFTLCVWCVFREALRHQADSGPEPPALRTPRLPRRRSSHPDIFLPDDLEQGRFWRTQFLKTAARISNSNLSPGPNPAGLNLGPTHLTQVIPGAWRVWEALGGAAQVLRHYLTTPTASCMRLVRMGGSSCVRRLDGDKLVCLDPRFGIFPSKRTLHSPSSCLVLSVGVGHDLSFDLAMTQLGCRIHAIDDDDSYRSWNQDLGEGLKFHRGRLGTRSGAFTFCDQDKGIASCATFTYYTLKVI